The Engystomops pustulosus chromosome 4, aEngPut4.maternal, whole genome shotgun sequence genome contains a region encoding:
- the THG1L gene encoding probable tRNA(His) guanylyltransferase isoform X3 has protein sequence MGKVTSTALSSTRNLIGTRDPPGFDGRVVLYPSIQNLKDYLSWRQADCHINNLYNTVFWALVQKGGLTPAQAQERLKGTLSGDKNEILYSEFDINYNNESVMYRKGSIVIWSKVNEISKKMIKLPHEAEEKEVEVCRVRNKPIVLHCDVISDTFWEEHPEVLSSES, from the exons ATGGGCAAAGTGACGAGTACAGCTTTGTCTTCCACAAGAAATCTAATTGGTACAAGAG ATCCTCCGGGATTCGATGGAAGAGTTGTACTGTATCCCAGTATCCAGAACCTGAAGGATTACCTCAGCTGGAGACAAGCGGATT GCCACATCAACAACTTGTACAACACAGTGTTCTGGGCTCTGGTGCAGAAGGGAGGGTTAACGCCAGCACAGGCACAGGAGCGGCTGAAG GGAACACTTTCCGGAGATAAGAATGAAATATTGTATTCTGAGTTTGACATCAACTACAACAATGAGTCTGTAATGTACAGAAAAGGATCCATCGTCATATGGAGTAAG GTGAATGAAATTAGCAAGAAAATGATAAAGCTACCACATGAAGCAGAGGAGAAGGAGGTAGAGGTGTGCAGAGTGCGGAACAAGCCCATCGTCCtacactgtgatgtcattagCGACACGTTTTGGGAGGAACATCCAGAGGTTTTATCTAGTGAAAGTTGA
- the THG1L gene encoding probable tRNA(His) guanylyltransferase isoform X2: MTHVVSQFASSYVFYWKEFFPDQPILYPPGFDGRVVLYPSIQNLKDYLSWRQADCHINNLYNTVFWALVQKGGLTPAQAQERLKGTLSGDKNEILYSEFDINYNNESVMYRKGSIVIWSKVNEISKKMIKLPHEAEEKEVEVCRVRNKPIVLHCDVISDTFWEEHPEVLSSES, encoded by the exons ATGACGCACGTGGTTTCCCAGTTTGCCTCCAGTTACGTCTTCTATTGGAAGGAATTCTTTCCGGATCAACCGATCCTTTATCCTCCGGGATTCGATGGAAGAGTTGTACTGTATCCCAGTATCCAGAACCTGAAGGATTACCTCAGCTGGAGACAAGCGGATT GCCACATCAACAACTTGTACAACACAGTGTTCTGGGCTCTGGTGCAGAAGGGAGGGTTAACGCCAGCACAGGCACAGGAGCGGCTGAAG GGAACACTTTCCGGAGATAAGAATGAAATATTGTATTCTGAGTTTGACATCAACTACAACAATGAGTCTGTAATGTACAGAAAAGGATCCATCGTCATATGGAGTAAG GTGAATGAAATTAGCAAGAAAATGATAAAGCTACCACATGAAGCAGAGGAGAAGGAGGTAGAGGTGTGCAGAGTGCGGAACAAGCCCATCGTCCtacactgtgatgtcattagCGACACGTTTTGGGAGGAACATCCAGAGGTTTTATCTAGTGAAAGTTGA
- the NIPAL4 gene encoding magnesium transporter NIPA4, whose amino-acid sequence MAASSNHSCANGTLVTLTCSSHQVICQILGEVDPSVSIYQNLTLNTSSTSTLQSNHDFIIGLALAVFSSILIGCSVILKKKGLLHLSQQGHTRAGAGGHGYLKDWLWWAGLLTMGGGEAANFAAYAFAPATIVTPLGALSVLISAVMSSYLLGERLNLLGKLGCALCVLGSTVLVIHSPEEQEVTTLEDMTTKLKDPGFIVYISVLFICCLVLVFILSPRYGHTNILIYLAICALLGAFTVSSVKGLDIAVKGLLMGLPVVKHPLPWILIPILIISVITQVNYLNKSLDIFNTSLVFPIYYVLFTTVVITTSLILFKEWVSMSPFDGVGAICGFLIIILGVFLLHAFNNLDISLKSLQQELNCIGATKQQAEKEDKITLVDNMETEQTGSIPKVFVIS is encoded by the exons ATGGCAGCTTCATCCAACCACAGCTGTGCCAACG GGACATTGGTCACGTTGACCTGCTCCTCACATCAGGTGATCTGTCAGATTTTAGGGGAAGTTGACCCGTCAGTCTCCATTTACCAGAACCTGACCCTTAATACAAGTTCGACCTCTACCCTTCAGTCTAACCATGATTTTATCATCGGACTGGCACTGGCGGTGTTCTCCAGCATCCTCATTGGTTGCAGCGTTATCCTAAAAAAGAAAGGTCTCCTTCATCTGTCACAGCAAGGACATACACGTGCAG GTGCTGGTGGCCATGGCTACTTGAAAGACTGGCTGTGGTGGGCCGGACTTTTAACAA TGGGAGGTGGAGAAGCCGCTAACTTTGCTGCATACGCTTTTGCTCCGGCCACTATTGTTACACCTCTGGGAGCCCTCAGTGTTCTGATAAG tgccgtgatgtcatcttatCTGTTGGGTGAAAGGCTGAACCTTTTGGGGAAGTTGGGATGTGCGCTCTGTGTGTTGGGAAGCACCGTCCTTGTAATCCACTCTCCAGAAGAGCAAGAAGTGACTACACTAGAAGACATGACGACAAAACTTAAAGACCCAG GTTTCATAGTCTACATCAGTGTCCTGTTCATCTGCTGCTTGGTCTTAGTCTTCATTCTCTCACCTCGTTATGGCCACACAAACATCCTAATCTACCTGGCAATCTGCGCTCTATTGGGCGCCTTCACCGTGTCTTCCGTCAAAGGCCTGGACATCGCCGTGAAGGGTCTTCTTATGGGTCTACCAGTTGTCAAACATCCCCTTCCTTGGATCCTTATCCCCATCTTAATAATTTCTGTGATTACACAGGTCAACTACCTCAACAAATCCTTAGACATCTTTAATACGTCCTTGGTGTTTCCCATCTACTACGTTTTATTCACCACTGTGGTGATCACTACGTCCCTCATCCTATTTAAGGAATGGGTGTCTATGTCTCCGTTCGATGGGGTAGGGGCAATTTGTGGATTCTTAATCATCATCCTCGGTGTTTTCCTTCTCCATGCCTTTAATAACCTGGATATAAGCCTCAAGAGTCTACAACAAGAACTTAATTGTATTGGTGCCACCAAACAACAAGCCGAGAAGGAAGACAAGATCACTTTGGTAGATAACATGGAGACCGAGCAAACTGGTAGCATTCCTAAAGTGTTTGTTATTTCCTAA